One genomic region from uncultured Cohaesibacter sp. encodes:
- a CDS encoding LysR substrate-binding domain-containing protein, with protein sequence MTASNASLRQLRAFIEVADRGSFIAASQSLNMSQPALSHCIRQLEGHVGSALFNRSTRHVHLTPLGIGFLPMARDLVNRFDSLMSDVQDAVNHKHGNVTVACLPSVASRLMPRVLVACDRQYPGIHVTIRDANMKGVSSMILSGEADFGIASGIAPDANLGSAGFAWDKIYAVLPVTAPLARKRSLHWQDLEGSPFIAMSHETGIRDLVDHTVRDLGVVLNITNEVSNLATLSGLIEEGVGISAAPELALPRDNQSLVRRRPLIEPVIRRTISLLWKRGQGLSPAASALVSSLESCISSGEMKRYFPDVDWEDSVLDSKNFV encoded by the coding sequence ATGACCGCCAGCAATGCAAGTCTCAGACAACTCCGCGCTTTCATCGAGGTTGCCGATAGGGGCAGCTTCATTGCTGCTTCGCAGTCTCTGAATATGTCCCAGCCAGCCCTCAGTCATTGTATTCGCCAATTGGAGGGACATGTCGGTAGCGCATTATTCAATCGCTCGACGCGGCATGTGCATCTTACCCCGCTGGGCATTGGTTTCCTGCCAATGGCACGAGACCTTGTCAATCGCTTCGATAGCCTCATGTCTGATGTTCAGGATGCTGTAAATCACAAACATGGCAATGTCACGGTGGCGTGTCTGCCATCGGTCGCCTCGCGTTTGATGCCAAGGGTTCTGGTGGCATGTGATCGCCAATATCCCGGCATTCACGTCACCATTCGAGATGCCAACATGAAGGGGGTGTCCAGCATGATCCTGTCGGGAGAGGCAGATTTCGGCATCGCCTCAGGGATTGCACCGGACGCCAACCTCGGTTCTGCGGGCTTTGCGTGGGACAAGATCTATGCCGTTCTGCCTGTGACAGCGCCATTGGCACGCAAGCGCTCACTCCATTGGCAAGACCTGGAGGGTTCGCCTTTCATTGCCATGTCACATGAGACCGGCATCCGCGATCTCGTTGATCATACAGTGAGAGATCTTGGCGTGGTGCTTAATATTACGAACGAAGTGTCCAATCTGGCTACGCTCTCCGGTCTGATCGAGGAGGGGGTAGGGATTTCTGCTGCTCCCGAATTGGCTCTGCCTCGGGACAATCAGTCTCTGGTGCGACGCCGACCGCTGATCGAACCGGTTATCCGACGCACGATCAGCCTGCTCTGGAAACGCGGTCAGGGGCTTTCTCCAGCCGCATCTGCTCTGGTGTCCTCCCTGGAGAGTTGTATCAGTAGTGGCGAGATGAAACGCTATTTTCCTGATGTCGACTGGGAAGACTCGGTTCTTGATTCCAAGAATTTTGTTTAG
- a CDS encoding ABC transporter substrate-binding protein — translation MKKLPSFLGALVVAACTISSSMAADLGTVRIAQDDNGAADLIRLIAYANAEKRGVDIELNSLKSDAITFQAVLNGQVDIGVGDSYEMIANLKAPIRNIFQARKLAYIPVVDKTVYPDWKSLDGHQFAVHSRGSGTETLAQIMEKNEGIEFSQITYLPGSSVRVGAMQRGNIKATYLDIPNAKVLINSDPDRFGQLPANSQNASDSTLYARQEFLSEHADAVNVILEELLKAIRATNADPSWPASQREALDLLPDLSDQEVAAITPYFEETTELGIFPADGGGETAAKADIDFLQTAGKLPADVTPEMFWDYAPLNKALAAVK, via the coding sequence ATGAAAAAGCTCCCATCCTTCCTTGGAGCGCTTGTTGTTGCAGCATGCACGATAAGTTCTTCCATGGCCGCAGATCTTGGCACTGTCCGGATCGCTCAGGACGACAACGGTGCAGCCGATCTCATTCGTCTGATCGCCTATGCGAACGCAGAAAAACGAGGCGTTGACATCGAGCTCAACTCGCTCAAATCAGACGCCATCACGTTTCAGGCAGTTCTGAACGGTCAGGTCGATATCGGCGTTGGTGACAGCTATGAGATGATTGCCAACCTGAAAGCGCCTATCCGGAACATCTTTCAGGCCCGTAAACTTGCCTATATTCCGGTCGTAGACAAAACCGTCTATCCAGATTGGAAATCGCTTGATGGCCATCAATTTGCTGTCCATTCCCGCGGCTCGGGTACCGAAACCCTAGCTCAGATCATGGAAAAGAATGAAGGTATCGAGTTTAGTCAGATCACTTATCTGCCGGGCTCCAGTGTTCGTGTTGGCGCCATGCAGCGCGGCAACATCAAGGCAACCTATCTGGACATCCCGAACGCCAAGGTTCTGATCAACAGCGATCCTGATCGCTTTGGCCAGCTCCCTGCCAATAGCCAGAACGCGTCTGACTCCACGCTCTACGCCCGTCAGGAATTCCTGTCCGAGCATGCAGACGCCGTCAATGTCATTCTCGAAGAGCTGCTAAAGGCCATTCGCGCCACCAATGCGGATCCAAGCTGGCCTGCAAGCCAGCGTGAAGCGCTTGATCTTTTGCCAGATCTTTCTGATCAGGAAGTGGCTGCCATCACGCCTTATTTTGAGGAAACCACCGAACTGGGTATCTTCCCTGCAGACGGGGGTGGTGAAACCGCGGCTAAAGCTGACATTGATTTCCTGCAGACAGCAGGCAAGCTGCCTGCTGATGTGACCCCTGAAATGTTCTGGGATTACGCTCCGCTGAACAAAGCTCTTGCTGCAGTCAAATAA
- a CDS encoding ABC transporter permease has protein sequence MNADTAQETIPSTGGKGPKSSPRRTVPASVWILISILMLLGMWEIAGRIPISLAFPPASRTFQALFNLIISGELLGAYAKTLPPLLAGLVITSVAGVGIGVAMGLSRISEWAFYPVLVVLQTAPMAALIPLITLVYGIGFTAKVVAVVMLSLPMVTMNCYNGIRNVNPTLLEMSRSFMGTPHQQLFKIILPHASGMIFAGLRLGISGAFIGIVMAELLITPTGIGDIISYYGSIGRYPEMFAAIVSIILLATLVLSIVQIFERRIFDLIGQGHSS, from the coding sequence ATGAATGCTGACACAGCCCAAGAAACCATACCAAGCACCGGCGGCAAAGGGCCAAAGAGCTCTCCCCGGCGCACGGTTCCTGCCTCGGTCTGGATTCTCATTTCCATACTGATGTTGCTTGGTATGTGGGAAATCGCAGGTCGTATCCCGATCAGCCTTGCGTTCCCACCCGCTTCAAGAACATTTCAAGCGCTTTTCAACCTGATCATTAGCGGTGAACTGCTCGGCGCTTACGCCAAAACGCTGCCCCCCTTGTTGGCCGGATTGGTCATCACTTCAGTTGCCGGTGTCGGTATCGGGGTTGCCATGGGCCTTTCGCGCATCTCCGAATGGGCTTTCTATCCCGTTCTGGTGGTGCTGCAGACCGCGCCGATGGCTGCGCTTATTCCGCTCATCACTCTGGTCTATGGCATCGGATTCACCGCAAAAGTGGTCGCCGTCGTCATGCTCTCGCTGCCCATGGTGACCATGAACTGCTACAACGGCATTCGAAATGTCAATCCGACATTGCTTGAAATGAGCCGCTCCTTCATGGGGACCCCGCACCAGCAGTTGTTCAAGATCATTCTTCCCCATGCCAGCGGCATGATCTTTGCCGGTTTGCGCCTTGGTATCTCGGGCGCCTTCATCGGCATCGTCATGGCTGAATTATTGATTACTCCGACCGGCATTGGCGACATTATCAGTTACTACGGTTCGATCGGACGCTATCCGGAAATGTTCGCAGCGATTGTTTCCATCATTCTACTCGCGACACTTGTTCTCAGCATCGTCCAGATATTCGAACGACGAATTTTCGACCTTATTGGCCAGGGACACTCATCATGA
- a CDS encoding ABC transporter ATP-binding protein, translating to MTSLDKTTAEAATPDDIIVKVRDVAMQYDNGTQALKDITLDVPRGELVTLLGPSGCGKTTLLKIIAGLITPTQGEIRVNNKTIYGPGPERAFVFQDFALLPWATVLRNVAFGLELANVPKEERETRAMHYIKEVGLAGFEHSYPNELSGGMRQRAGLARALTVDADVLMMDEPFSAIDEQMRRKLQEDLLALLRVEKKTVIFVTHSIEEAVYLSDQIVLLTRHPGRVVSSVRPDLDRNGDPEDIRRDPNYLDMVDRIWSQLKEYLS from the coding sequence ATGACTTCACTCGACAAGACGACCGCTGAAGCGGCAACTCCCGACGACATCATCGTCAAGGTACGAGACGTCGCCATGCAGTATGACAATGGCACCCAGGCTCTCAAGGATATCACCCTCGATGTTCCCCGCGGTGAACTTGTTACCCTGCTCGGGCCATCTGGCTGTGGCAAGACCACGCTGCTCAAGATCATCGCAGGCCTCATTACGCCGACACAGGGCGAGATTCGGGTCAACAACAAGACCATCTACGGACCGGGACCAGAGCGCGCCTTTGTGTTTCAGGACTTTGCCCTTCTTCCCTGGGCAACTGTCTTGCGCAATGTCGCCTTCGGTCTGGAGCTTGCCAACGTTCCCAAGGAAGAGCGCGAAACCCGCGCGATGCACTATATCAAGGAGGTGGGGCTTGCCGGCTTCGAGCATAGCTATCCGAACGAATTGTCCGGCGGTATGCGACAGCGCGCAGGGCTCGCCCGTGCGCTGACGGTTGATGCAGATGTTCTGATGATGGACGAACCATTTTCCGCCATCGATGAGCAGATGCGCCGCAAGTTGCAAGAAGATCTTCTGGCCCTCCTTCGCGTCGAAAAGAAAACCGTGATTTTTGTGACGCATTCGATCGAGGAAGCGGTCTACCTTTCCGACCAGATTGTCCTGTTGACCCGTCATCCCGGCCGTGTGGTCAGTTCCGTTCGCCCGGATCTTGATCGGAATGGTGACCCGGAAGATATCCGCCGCGATCCCAACTATCTCGATATGGTGGATCGCATCTGGTCACAATTGAAAGAGTATTTGAGCTGA
- a CDS encoding ABC transporter permease subunit, protein MRRFSLLLSILFWALVWEIAARAIGSSLFPPLSNIILTVGEVVHLHSFQEALGQTVRDFLIGMALIIVVGISLGFLMGRYKTCDRILNVWVNIFLSAPLTAVIPALMPLLGIGEVTVVATVFLFGVWVLIIDTREGVRDVPRSLIEMGRVYGATRWQMFSRIMLIHAMPEVMTGLRLACVRGVRGLIVGQIVIALTGFGGLFQTFLEGFSTERFWALVIIVFTLSFAVTGLVGLVERRLTRHAKARG, encoded by the coding sequence ATGCGTCGATTTTCACTCCTTCTGTCCATCCTGTTCTGGGCTCTTGTCTGGGAAATCGCTGCCCGCGCCATTGGCAGCAGCCTTTTTCCTCCCCTTTCAAACATCATCCTGACGGTCGGAGAGGTCGTTCATCTGCATTCCTTTCAGGAAGCGCTGGGCCAGACTGTACGAGACTTCCTGATCGGCATGGCTCTGATCATCGTGGTTGGCATCTCCCTTGGCTTCTTGATGGGACGTTACAAGACCTGTGACCGCATTCTGAATGTTTGGGTCAATATCTTCCTGTCGGCACCGTTGACCGCCGTGATCCCGGCCCTCATGCCCCTTCTGGGCATTGGCGAAGTAACGGTCGTGGCAACGGTTTTCCTGTTCGGTGTCTGGGTACTCATCATCGATACGCGCGAGGGGGTTCGTGACGTGCCTCGCTCCCTCATTGAAATGGGCCGGGTCTATGGTGCCACGCGCTGGCAAATGTTCAGTCGCATCATGCTGATCCACGCCATGCCTGAAGTGATGACGGGCCTCAGACTGGCCTGTGTCCGCGGCGTCAGGGGGCTCATTGTCGGTCAGATCGTCATCGCTCTGACGGGCTTTGGCGGACTGTTTCAGACCTTCCTTGAAGGCTTTAGCACCGAGCGTTTCTGGGCGTTGGTCATCATCGTCTTTACCCTCAGCTTCGCTGTTACAGGGCTCGTTGGCCTCGTTGAGCGACGCCTGACACGACATGCCAAGGCGCGGGGATAG
- a CDS encoding diguanylate cyclase, with translation MEHGGMFDRIVSKFRSLSLRSWLTVGMCVVLLPFAITSCYGYKIYHEEISKTFRNVINAQHRVLMPLERIEDEFWAISAEVNDYSQDGVEEHKIAFEASVKEVEAHLLQMKAAVEDNGRYEYILHSVQAHWERVLNAAPAVIKGSSAKADPELLIFENEISQTAQQLGHIAEGLRVESEEAHRTTLDAIKRLEVIAILAGIFAIGFAVAAIYAIDRVLISSTDKLVEGAMRVASGERNQEIDVQVPPELASVAKAFNTMTRQIVVQEAMLESAARFDGLTSLKNRREFDIRIAEQIRKAKGQPALFALLMIDVDHFKCFNDTHGHLAGDDALRHLAKILVKAARNTDEIFRYGGEEFVVLLPEIQPSQILPVAERIRKEVEASEVLLPNGQLGSITISIGAAKYAEGLTFNDIVGQADAALYEAKASGRNRVVLAS, from the coding sequence ATGGAACATGGTGGTATGTTCGATAGAATCGTGAGCAAATTTCGAAGCCTCTCCTTGAGAAGCTGGTTGACGGTTGGTATGTGCGTCGTCTTGCTTCCTTTTGCGATAACCTCCTGTTATGGCTACAAGATTTACCATGAAGAAATATCGAAAACATTTAGGAATGTTATAAACGCCCAGCACAGAGTGCTCATGCCTCTGGAGCGCATTGAAGACGAGTTTTGGGCTATTTCCGCAGAAGTGAACGACTATTCTCAAGATGGTGTTGAAGAGCACAAAATTGCCTTTGAAGCGTCGGTAAAAGAAGTAGAGGCACATTTACTGCAAATGAAGGCTGCCGTTGAGGATAATGGCCGCTATGAGTACATACTCCACAGTGTTCAGGCGCATTGGGAACGAGTGCTTAATGCGGCTCCTGCCGTTATAAAAGGCTCGTCGGCCAAGGCGGACCCGGAATTGTTGATATTTGAGAACGAAATTTCTCAGACGGCTCAACAGCTAGGGCATATTGCAGAAGGGCTGCGTGTCGAAAGCGAAGAAGCGCATCGGACCACCCTGGATGCAATCAAAAGGCTTGAAGTTATCGCTATTTTGGCTGGAATTTTCGCAATCGGTTTTGCTGTGGCCGCAATCTATGCCATTGATCGTGTTTTGATTAGCAGCACTGACAAGCTGGTGGAAGGTGCCATGAGAGTGGCTTCGGGTGAGAGAAACCAAGAGATTGATGTTCAGGTTCCACCTGAGTTGGCATCGGTTGCCAAGGCTTTCAATACGATGACCAGGCAAATCGTAGTTCAGGAAGCCATGTTGGAGTCGGCCGCACGCTTTGATGGTCTGACTAGCCTCAAGAATAGGCGCGAATTTGACATCAGAATTGCTGAGCAAATTCGAAAAGCAAAAGGGCAGCCTGCGCTTTTCGCTCTTCTCATGATCGATGTTGACCACTTTAAGTGTTTCAATGATACCCATGGTCATCTGGCCGGCGATGATGCTCTGAGGCATCTCGCTAAAATCCTTGTTAAGGCGGCAAGAAATACGGATGAGATTTTCCGTTATGGTGGGGAGGAATTTGTTGTTCTCCTTCCAGAGATCCAGCCGAGCCAAATTCTTCCGGTCGCAGAAAGAATCCGCAAGGAAGTCGAGGCCTCGGAGGTTCTGTTGCCAAATGGGCAACTCGGGTCCATTACGATTAGTATCGGAGCCGCGAAATATGCTGAAGGCCTGACTTTCAATGACATTGTGGGTCAAGCTGACGCCGCGCTATATGAGGCAAAGGCTTCTGGCAGAAATAGAGTTGTTCTCGCCAGCTAA
- a CDS encoding TetR/AcrR family transcriptional regulator, with product MADPAPNHRLGSDVWLQTGIDLLAKEGASALTIDRLCTMVGRSKGSFYHHFQGVDGFVAALLDYWRKKQTEDVIQHVDGESDPRMQRTELMQRAMKLDHGVEHAIRVWGGSDARAHEAVSAVDTQRITYLTAIIAATSKRPKAEAHDLARIEYAALIGLHQLYPDTDPASLTPLFERLVQLVTPDLE from the coding sequence ATGGCAGACCCGGCGCCCAACCATCGATTGGGAAGTGATGTTTGGCTTCAAACCGGCATAGATCTTTTGGCCAAAGAAGGGGCATCGGCCCTCACGATCGATCGTCTATGCACCATGGTTGGACGCTCCAAGGGCTCTTTCTATCATCATTTTCAAGGGGTTGACGGGTTCGTTGCCGCTCTTTTGGACTATTGGCGCAAAAAGCAAACGGAAGACGTCATTCAGCATGTGGATGGCGAGAGTGACCCGCGGATGCAGCGAACCGAATTGATGCAACGGGCCATGAAACTCGATCATGGTGTTGAGCATGCCATCCGCGTTTGGGGTGGTTCGGATGCTCGTGCGCATGAAGCCGTTAGCGCCGTGGATACACAACGCATCACCTATTTAACAGCCATTATCGCAGCCACCTCAAAGCGCCCTAAAGCGGAGGCTCACGATCTTGCCCGAATAGAATATGCCGCATTGATAGGCCTTCATCAGCTCTATCCGGATACGGATCCAGCCTCTTTGACACCACTCTTTGAACGGTTGGTTCAACTGGTCACTCCCGACCTAGAGTAA
- a CDS encoding pyridoxamine 5'-phosphate oxidase family protein has translation MFLESDINAALEAAKATIEKTRLCIAATAGDDGVVNARIVQKLSFDDQWSVTFPSDLTSRKTVEVERSGKLTLLFEDDAEAAYATLIGTATVLSDLETKQKYWVEDLNRWFPQGATSENAVIIKLKTERIEVWNMARGITPEPIGLRAAVLERAGDHWQRLA, from the coding sequence ATGTTCTTGGAAAGTGACATCAATGCTGCTCTTGAGGCAGCAAAAGCAACCATTGAAAAAACCAGACTCTGCATCGCGGCCACAGCTGGCGACGATGGTGTCGTCAATGCCCGCATCGTCCAAAAGCTCTCATTTGATGATCAATGGAGTGTTACCTTTCCGTCGGATCTGACCTCTCGCAAGACGGTCGAAGTTGAGCGGAGCGGCAAACTGACTCTTTTGTTCGAGGATGATGCCGAGGCCGCCTATGCCACCCTGATTGGAACGGCGACAGTCTTGTCTGATCTGGAGACCAAGCAGAAATATTGGGTCGAGGACCTCAATCGCTGGTTCCCGCAAGGAGCAACATCTGAGAATGCGGTGATCATCAAACTCAAGACAGAACGGATTGAAGTGTGGAATATGGCCCGCGGGATCACACCTGAACCTATCGGGTTGCGTGCCGCAGTTCTGGAACGTGCCGGTGATCATTGGCAAAGGCTGGCATGA
- the folE2 gene encoding GTP cyclohydrolase FolE2 encodes MNAELPDVSLSDAAPMPSPLAWVGMQGIDLPVLVEEQGYTRELHAQVDVQVDLPRPEVKGIHMSRLYRLLDRLYEGAGMTSGSLKSLLTQMVTSQTDCGSGNVRLRIAFDLLIRRPALVTEGLSGWKSYPVQVDAAIVDGQFHCRSEVRVGYSSTCPCSAALSRQVVEQRFRESFQNKATVASDEVALWLRDNASSATPHSQRSVAQVSVDVDEASQGLGLLPLIDRIEGALQTPLQTGVKRADEQAFATLNGQNLMFVEDAARRIEAALNHLQKPEVHVCHSESLHGHDAVAWALPNSGAV; translated from the coding sequence ATGAATGCTGAACTTCCCGATGTTTCCCTTTCTGATGCTGCACCGATGCCAAGTCCTCTCGCCTGGGTTGGCATGCAGGGCATAGACTTGCCTGTTTTGGTGGAAGAGCAAGGATATACTCGAGAGCTCCATGCGCAAGTTGACGTGCAGGTCGATCTCCCGCGGCCCGAAGTCAAGGGCATTCATATGTCGAGGCTTTATCGCTTACTGGATCGGCTGTATGAGGGTGCCGGAATGACATCTGGTTCGTTGAAGTCGTTGCTCACCCAGATGGTTACGAGCCAAACAGACTGTGGCAGTGGCAATGTAAGACTGCGCATTGCCTTTGATCTGCTCATTCGACGTCCGGCGCTCGTGACTGAGGGTCTCTCTGGATGGAAATCTTATCCTGTTCAGGTCGATGCGGCTATCGTTGACGGACAGTTTCACTGCCGCTCTGAAGTGCGTGTCGGCTACTCGTCGACTTGCCCCTGTTCCGCGGCGCTATCCCGTCAGGTTGTGGAGCAGCGCTTCCGCGAAAGCTTCCAGAATAAGGCGACAGTGGCGTCCGATGAGGTTGCCTTGTGGTTGCGCGACAATGCGTCTTCGGCTACACCACACAGTCAGCGCAGTGTCGCGCAGGTTTCTGTGGATGTGGATGAAGCATCCCAAGGCCTAGGGCTTCTGCCGCTGATTGATCGCATCGAGGGCGCATTGCAAACGCCCTTACAAACAGGTGTGAAGCGTGCAGACGAACAGGCTTTCGCAACGCTAAACGGACAAAACCTGATGTTTGTCGAGGATGCTGCACGTCGGATTGAGGCTGCTCTCAATCACTTGCAGAAGCCTGAGGTTCATGTTTGCCATAGCGAAAGTCTTCATGGCCATGACGCTGTTGCCTGGGCTTTGCCAAATTCAGGAGCCGTTTGA
- a CDS encoding transcriptional repressor: MAIRGEKMQAEVLDVLRRRMAPLSAYDVLEELRGAHPKLAPPTIYNALSALTKRGHVHRVESLKAYVACQCERQSHPSILAICDACGKVEERVAVGLVGAVSGFVAETGFVPLRHVIEIHGLCADCASQQGSDAVDSDQATKQ; the protein is encoded by the coding sequence ATGGCCATACGTGGTGAAAAAATGCAGGCAGAAGTTCTCGATGTGCTCCGCAGGCGAATGGCTCCACTGTCAGCATATGATGTGCTTGAAGAGTTGCGTGGCGCGCATCCAAAACTCGCTCCCCCAACCATTTATAATGCGCTTTCAGCATTGACAAAAAGGGGACATGTCCATCGCGTCGAGTCCCTGAAGGCTTATGTTGCCTGTCAATGCGAGCGTCAGAGCCATCCATCGATTTTGGCAATATGTGATGCCTGCGGAAAAGTTGAGGAACGTGTCGCAGTCGGTCTGGTGGGGGCGGTTTCTGGCTTTGTGGCTGAAACTGGTTTCGTACCTTTGAGACATGTCATCGAAATCCACGGCTTGTGTGCTGATTGCGCATCTCAGCAGGGGAGTGACGCTGTCGATTCCGATCAGGCGACAAAGCAGTAG
- the cysS gene encoding cysteine--tRNA ligase, translating to MLHLFNSMGRQVKPFVPQNPEHLRMYVCGPTVYSFAHIGNTRPAVVFDVLARILREEYPLLTYARNITDVDDKIIAASSNGGISCDAIASRFTAAYHEDLTALGVLPPDVEPRATDHIEQMIEIIEELIAGGHAYAAQGHVLFHIPSFPAYGRLSGANPDEMLVGARVEVAPWKRDPRDFVLWKPSDADQPGWDSPWGFGRPGWHIECSAMIRMHLGEQIDIHGGGIDLRFPHHENEIAQGTKARYWVHNGHVTVSGAKMSKSLGNVLLVRDLLADIPGEAIRYALLSAHYRQPLDWTPETPRAARAALDRLYGAMRDQPASEPRAEDMEPVFAALKDDLNTPAALSGLHALAGQIRTSDDPARRAELAAALKRSGALLGLLSQDPYAWAQAGAGDTRRIQAMVEERSQARGNRDWARADELRDELSALGVEVEDKGDQSFWRMRG from the coding sequence ATGCTGCATCTTTTCAATTCTATGGGCCGTCAGGTAAAGCCATTTGTCCCTCAGAATCCTGAGCATCTACGGATGTATGTTTGCGGGCCAACCGTCTATTCTTTTGCGCATATCGGAAACACACGACCGGCTGTTGTTTTTGATGTTCTGGCAAGAATCCTGCGTGAGGAATATCCTCTCCTGACTTACGCTCGAAACATCACGGATGTGGACGACAAGATCATAGCTGCATCTTCAAACGGGGGCATTTCCTGTGATGCTATTGCCAGCCGTTTCACCGCTGCCTATCACGAAGACCTAACTGCATTGGGCGTTTTGCCTCCCGATGTGGAACCCCGGGCAACCGATCACATTGAACAGATGATAGAAATCATTGAAGAATTGATTGCTGGCGGACATGCCTATGCCGCTCAGGGACACGTTCTTTTCCACATTCCAAGCTTTCCCGCATATGGGCGGCTCTCCGGCGCCAATCCTGATGAAATGTTGGTTGGCGCGAGAGTCGAAGTTGCGCCTTGGAAACGAGATCCGAGGGATTTCGTCTTGTGGAAGCCATCGGATGCCGATCAACCCGGATGGGATAGTCCTTGGGGGTTTGGTCGACCTGGGTGGCATATCGAGTGCTCTGCTATGATCCGAATGCACCTTGGAGAGCAGATCGATATCCATGGTGGCGGGATAGACTTACGCTTTCCCCACCATGAAAATGAAATCGCACAGGGAACGAAAGCACGATACTGGGTTCACAATGGCCATGTCACAGTCTCAGGCGCGAAGATGTCAAAATCGCTGGGTAATGTGCTTTTGGTCCGTGATCTGCTCGCTGATATTCCGGGGGAAGCCATCCGCTATGCGCTGCTTTCTGCTCATTATCGTCAGCCTTTGGACTGGACTCCAGAAACCCCGAGAGCCGCACGCGCGGCGCTTGATCGGCTTTATGGTGCAATGCGCGACCAGCCAGCCTCCGAGCCCAGGGCAGAGGATATGGAACCGGTCTTCGCAGCGCTCAAGGATGATCTGAACACGCCTGCAGCTCTTTCCGGCCTGCACGCCCTTGCCGGGCAAATCCGTACCTCAGACGACCCTGCTCGGCGGGCCGAATTGGCCGCAGCGCTCAAGCGCAGTGGGGCGCTCCTTGGTCTTCTCAGTCAGGATCCTTACGCTTGGGCACAGGCGGGCGCCGGTGACACCCGCCGCATTCAGGCGATGGTGGAGGAGCGCTCGCAAGCAAGGGGTAACCGCGATTGGGCGCGCGCTGATGAACTTCGCGACGAACTTTCTGCACTCGGTGTGGAAGTTGAAGACAAGGGCGACCAGAGTTTCTGGCGCATGCGCGGTTGA
- the hisI gene encoding phosphoribosyl-AMP cyclohydrolase — MTETEFYARTSIEQVEEGTELAPKFNEEGLLPCVTSDAQTGEVLMLGWMNSEALRRTISTGEAHYFSRSRQILWHKGATSGLVQKVIEAKIDDDQDAIWLRVEVAGSGASCHVGYRSCFYRSVPTDKSAGQPLIFTENQKSFDPAKVYGDVPNPTKL, encoded by the coding sequence ATGACAGAGACAGAATTCTACGCAAGAACCTCAATCGAACAGGTTGAAGAAGGCACTGAACTAGCACCAAAATTCAATGAAGAAGGCTTGCTGCCATGCGTTACATCCGATGCGCAAACCGGTGAAGTCTTGATGCTTGGTTGGATGAATTCGGAAGCCCTTCGGCGAACGATTTCCACCGGCGAAGCGCACTATTTCAGTCGTTCAAGGCAAATCCTCTGGCATAAGGGAGCCACCTCAGGCCTGGTGCAAAAGGTGATCGAAGCCAAGATTGATGACGATCAAGATGCCATTTGGCTTCGAGTGGAAGTTGCCGGATCTGGAGCATCGTGCCATGTGGGCTATCGATCCTGCTTCTACCGCTCTGTGCCTACCGACAAATCTGCCGGTCAACCTTTGATATTCACCGAAAACCAGAAAAGCTTTGATCCCGCGAAAGTCTACGGCGATGTGCCCAACCCAACAAAACTCTGA